Sequence from the Armatimonadota bacterium genome:
GGCCGGCCCGTGCTCCTCACTCACGCCACTGCGGCCGGGGGAGGCACCCACGGCGAGGCCCGGGAGAGCCTGGCCCGCGTGCTGGCTCTGGCGGCTCGCCCCGGCGTGGCGCTGGACTTCACCACGGCCCACCTGCGGGCGGGCGGCGGCCTGCGCGACGGCCTCCTCATCGATGAAGGGGCGCGACGCGTGGCCCTGGAGGCGCTCGCCCGGGGCGAGGTGGCTATCCTGACCTCCGACGGCCCGTGCAATGCCACGATGAAAGGGTTCGGAGACAGCTCTGCCAACATTCCGTGCCTGCTCGATCTGGTCGCTGAGGGCGTCCTCTCCCTCCCGCAGGCGGTGGCGACCATGACCGCCAACCCGGCCGCGCTACTGGCGCGCCTGACGGGGCAGACGTGGTGGGTCGAGGAGCTGGGGCACCTGGGCGTGGGGGCGCGGGCCAACGCGGTCCTGGTCCACCCGCGCGAACGCCACGCGGTGATGACGGTCGTCGAGGGCACGGTGGCGGCCTTCGAGGGGCGGGTGGTGCGCAGCGCCGCCGGCGTGGGCGGGTGGGCCGCCCGCACCGGCCTCCTCCCGCGCCTGGGGGTGGGCGACCTGCCGATCTTTCGCCGGATGCCGGTCCAGTGAGATGCCTGCGGGCGCGATGAGGGACTTACATGCGTGAGGTCAACATCGCTGGTCTGCTGCGCGACGGGTGCGACCTGCTCATTCGCGACGTGACGGTCGTGGACCCGGGACCACCGGGCTCTGTCAGAGACGCGCTCCGCATCCTGCCCCGCCACGACGTGGCCGTGCGCGGCCGCCACATCGCGGCCGGTCTCCCGACCGGTGCGGTCCCCCCCTGCCGCGGCCCGGCAGGTCGTCGACCCGCCGGCTGGATCGGCGCTCCTGCCCGGGCTGGTGAACGCCCACGCCCACATGACCATGGTGCTCCTCAGGGGCGCCGCCGAGGACGTGCCCGTGGAGGCATGGTTCAACGAGCACATCTGGCCGATGGAGAGCGCGCTCACCCCGGACGACGTGGCCTGGGGTGCCCGTCTGGCCGCGATCGAGCTGCTGGAGGGCGGCGTCACCACCGTGGCCGACCACTATTTCGCCATGGACCGCATTGCCGAGGTGGTCGCCGAGAGCGGGCTGCGGGCGCACCTGGCCTGGACGATGTTCGGGCGGGACGTTCGGGCGGGACCCGGTGGGGGAGCTCCGGCAGAGCGAGGAGTTCGCACAGCGCTGGCAGGGCGGGGCCGCAGGGCGCATCGCCGTCTGGCTGGGACCGCACGCGCCCTACACCTGCCCGCCCCCGTTCCTGCGACAGGTGCCCAGTGCGGCACGGCGGCTGGGGCTTGGCTGCCACATCCACGTGGCGGAGACGCCGGACCAGGTGGCGCGGAGCCTCCAGGAGCACGGCATGAGCCCGGTGCGCCTGCTCGAGGCGGTGGGCCTGATGGAGGGTCCCCTCCTCTGCGCCCACGCCGTCCACGTCACCGACGAGGAGATCGGGCTCCTGGCCCGCACGGAGAGCGGCTGTGGCCCACTGTCCCAAGACCTTCCTCAAGCTGGCCGCGGGGATCGCGCCGGTCGTCAGGATGCGCCGCGCCGGAGTGACGGTGGCGCTCGGCAGCGACGGTGCCGCCAGCAACAACACGCTCGACCTCCTGGAACAGATGCGCCTGGCCGTGCTCCTCCAGAAGCACCAAGGGGAGGACGCCACCGCACTGCCGGTGGCGGAGGCCCTGGCGCTGGTCTACGCCACCCGAGCCTCGGACGTCCACACGGTCGTCGTGGACGGGCGCGTCGTGGTGGAGGACGGACGCATCCGCACGCTGGACCGGGAGGACGTCCTGCGCCAGGTCGAGACCCGCGCGCAGCGGCTGGCCCGGCGGGAGGGGCGCCGCCCGCACCAGACCTACCAGGCCTGAACGGCCGGAGCGGCGACCCACCGCACGAGCCGATGAGTCGGGAAGAGCGGGAGGGCATCATGGAGCGATTGATCATCGACACGGACACCGCCTCGGACGACGCGGTGGCGCTGCTGATGGCCCTGCGCTGGCCGCAGGTCCACGTGGAGGCCATCACCGTGGTGGCCGGCAACGTGCCGCTGGAGATGGGCAGCCGCAACGCCCGGTACACCGTGGAGCTGTGCGACCGCGAGACGCCGGTCTACGAGGGCGCCGCCCGCCCCCTGCTGCGGGAGCCGTCGTGGGCCTTCTTCTTCCACGGCACCGACGGCCTGGGGGACGTGGGCTACCCGCCCCCGACGCGCCCTCCCGCGCCGGGGCACGCGGTCGACGCCCTCATCCGCCTGATCCGCGCCGCCCCCGGCGCCTACACCCTGGTGACGCTGGGCCCGCTGACCAACATCGCTCTGGCGCTGCGCCAAGCTCCCGACCTGGCCGCTGCGGTCCGCCAGTGCGTCGTCATGGGCGGAGCGGCCTGCACCGTGGGGAACATCACGCCCGCCGCCGAGTACAATATCTGGGTCGACCCCGAGGCGGCCCGGATTGTCTTCCACTCGGGGATGCCCATCCTGATGGTGGGATGGGAACACTGCCGGGGCGCCGCCGCCCTGGACGACGCGGACATGGCGCGCCTCCGCGCCATCGCCACCCCTTATGCCGCCTTCGCGCTCGACTGCAACCGAACCGCCCTGCGGGCCAGTCGGGAGTGGCTGGGCGAGCCCGGGCTGACCCTGCCCGACCCGGTGACGATGGCCATCGTCCTCGACCCGGCCGTCTGCACGGCGCGCAGCCGTCACTACGTGGACGTGGAGACCCAGAGCGAGCTGACCCGGGGGATGACCGTCGTGGACCGCCTTGGAGTCACCCGTCGCCCGCCGAACGTGGAAGTCTGCTGGGCGATCGACCCCCAGCGCTGGAAGGCCGTGCTGGAGGCGGCGCTGCGCTGAGGTCCTCGTCCGAGATCTTCCGGCGACGCCCCAGCGGTCCGGCTGGGGGTCTCGTGCGGGCATGGGAATTTTTCTTGTGCCCCCCGTACAAGGGGCAACGGATGCCGATGCTATAATTGGCTGTCAATCGAGACTCCTGCCCTCGCCGCCCCGGAGGGGTTCGGCAGGGCCTCACGGCGCCCGGGCGCCGGAGTCCAGAGGAGGGATGGCATGCGGCAGTATGAGCTGATCGGGATCGTGCGTCCCGACCTCGAGCCCGACGCCGTCCAGGCCGTGGTGGAGCGCATCGGCCGACGGGTCGCCGAGGCCGGCGGCACCGTGGACGTCGTCGACGTCTGGGGGAAGCGGCGGCTGGCCTACGCCATCGGCCGGTACCGGGAAGGGATCTACTTCCTGCTCCGGTTCACGGTGCCGAAGGAGGCCGTACCCGAGCTGAAGCGCCTGACGCGCATTATGGACGAGGTGATGCGCGCCCTGATCGTCGTGGCGCAGGGACCGCTGCCGGCGCCGAAGGCTGCGCCCGAGCGGGGCACTGAGCCGGTGCGGGCCGGCGAACCGGGACGGGCCGGCGCCGACCGGGGGACCGAACCTAGCCGGGCGGCCAAGACGGCGGAGCCCGCTGGAGAGGCGGTCCGGCCTCCGGCATGAGTGGAGCGCCGTCAGCACGGCGCGAGGGGGGAGGACCATGTTGAACCGCATCATCCTGATCGGCCGGCTGACGCGCGACCCCGAGCTGCGCTACGTGCCGAGCGGCCAGCCGGTGGCGTCGTTCACCCTGGCGGTGGACCGCCCGTTCACCAACCAGGCCGGCGAGCGGGAGACCGACTTCATCGACGTGGTGGCCTGGCGCAAGCTGGCCGACCAGGTGGCGCAGCACCTGACCAAAGGCCGGCTGGTCGCGGTCGAAGGGCGGCTGCAGATCCGCAGCTACGAGACCCAGGAGGGGCAGAAGCGCAAGGTGGCCGAGGTGGTGGCCGACGCGGTACGCTTCCTCGACCGGAAGGCGGCGCCGGTAGCAGCCGGGGCCGTCGCCGCTGCCGAGGAGGGGGAGGAGTTTGGGGGGGCCGACGACGTGCCCTTCTAGCCGCCCTCAGAGGTGAACCAGGGAGGAGCATCGATTCATGGCTGAACGTGAGGAGCGGGCGCGGAAGCCCTGGCGCGGCCGGCGCCCGCGGCGAAAGGTGTGCGCCTTCTGTGCGGAGAGGGCGACCTTCATCGACTACAAGGACGCCGGAAAGCTCCGCCGCTATGTGACGGAGCGGGGGAAGATCGTGCCCCGACGGGTCTCGGGTACCTGCGCCCGGCACCAGCGGGCGCTGGCGGTGGCCATCAAGCGGGCCAGGGAGCTGGCGATGTTGCCCTACACCAGCGAATAGGGGCGATGGGCGGAACCGTCCTAGGGCGCTGGTCAAGTATTCGAACAAAAGTTCGTATATCTGGGCGCAGAGAGCCTGGCCGAGTGTTCGGATAGCCGGGCTCCCAGGGGCGGGCTACCATGAGGAGGCGGGGGATGACCCCCGCCTCCCGTGCGTTGACCCGAGGGCCATGTCCAGGATCCGCAGTGAAGCGAGCGTCTCCGTCAGGGGGGCTTCCACTCCCGCCAGGGGGACGTCCACCCGCGGCCTGACCGAGGGGGCCATCCAGGCGGCGCTGGTGACCGTCCTCGCGCTGGGTGCGCGGTACGTCCCGCTGCTCGCGGTCGTCACGACCTTCCTCATCCCGCTGCCGCTGGCCGTGCTGGTCATCCGCCACGGGATCCGCCCCGCCGTGCTGGCCGCCGTCGTGGCGGGCCTCATCGCCGGGGCGCTCGCGGGCCCGCTGACCGGGTTCGGGATCCTCGCCACGGTGGCGCCATTGGGCATCGTGCTCGGGCTGGGCGCGCGTGCCGGCCGCTCGGCGCCGGCGCTCCTCGGGATGCTCACGCTGGTCTCCGTGGCCGCCCTCCTCCTCAACCTGGTGCTGACCCTGGCGCTGGCCGACGTCAACCCCTACCAGGTCATGATCGAGTCGATGCGGCGAGGACAGGAGGCGAGCGAGGCCTTCTACCGCCGCCTGGGCATCCCACCGGAACAGCTCGAGGCCACCAGCCGGCAGGTCAGGCAGGTCCTGGCGCTGATGCCCCGCCTCATCCCCGTGCTGATCGTGCTCGGTGGGGTGATGAGCGCCTGGATCAACTACCAGGTGGCCCGGGCCGTCCTGGGCCGGCTGGGCTACACCTTGCCGGCACTGCCGCCGGCCTCCACCTGGCGCCTCCCGGCCTATGTGCTGTGGCTCCTCCCGGCGGGCCTCCTCTTGACGGCCACCGCCGGCCCGGTGCGGCCCCCGGAGGGCGAGACGGCTCCGCCGATGGCGATCCCAGCCGTGGTGGGGCTCAACATCCTCTACGGGGTGCAGATGGCCTTCGCCGTCCAGGGCATCCTGGTGGCCTGGGTGGCCCTGCGGCGGTACATCCTCCTGCCGTTCCTGCGGGTGGTGATCCTGCTCTTCGTGGTGCTGAACCCCGTGCTGGGGGTCGTCGTCACCCTGGCCGGCATGGCGGACTCGGTCTTCCGCCTGCGGGAGCGGCTCGACCCGAGCCTGGCCCGCAGCACACCGGCTGCGGGCGCGGAGGTCCGGTCGTGAACCGCGCGGGCCTGATGCGAGGCGAGGTTTGGCCGTGAAGGTGATCCTGCTGCGCGAAGTCCCGTCCCTGGGGGCGGCGGGGGCGCTCGTCGAGGTCAAGGAGGGCTACGCCCGCAACTACCTCTTCCCGCGCGGGCTGGCGCGCGAGGCCACCGAGGGGGCCATCCGGGCACAGGAGCAGGCGGCGCGCGCGGCGCAGGAGCGCCGAGCCCGCGAGGCCCGGGAAGCGGACGCCCTGGCCCGGGCCCTGGAGGCGCTCGTCCTGGAGGTGCCGGCCAAGGCGGGCGCGGAGGGGCGGCTCTTCGGCGCCGTCACCGCGCAGCAGATCGCGCAGGCCCTGGCGGCCCGCGGACACGCGGTGGACCGGCGGCAGGTCGTCCTCCCCCATCCGGTCAAGACCCTGGGGATCCACCACGTGGAGGTGCGCCTCCCGCACGGGCGCACGGTCACCCTGACCGTGAACGTCGTCCCGCTCGGACGGTGATGGCGTCATGCCCCGTCGATTTGCCCGTCGCCAGACCCTGCCGCAGAAGCTCCGCGGCACCGAACACCTGAAGCGCCAGGTCCAGGCCCTCTACGGGGTGCTCGCCAGCGTCTACGGCCAGGAGGCCCTGGCCGCCCGCGCCGCCGAGACCCAGAGCGACGCGCTGATGCGCAGCCCCCGCCTGCGCGACCGCATCCTGGCGCTGCAGCGGCTGGTGGGCCACGACGGGCAGACACCCCCGGCGGACGAGGCCGACCTCTCGGCGGCGCTGGAGGCGGTGGAGGATCGGGTAGCCGACCTCATCGCCCGCAAGAACCTCACCGCCGAGCTGGAGCGGCGGGTACAGGAGCGACTGGAGGAGCAGCGGCAGGCGCTCATCCGCGAGTTGCGGCTGGAGCTGCTGCGGGAGGCGGAGGGGGTCGAGACGCCGCTCACCGAGCGGAAGCTCCAGGACCTCGAGCGCCTCGACCGGATCAGCCTGGCCCGCTCGGTCCTCGAGCAGCTGCGGCCGCGCACGCTCGGCCAGGTGGTCGGCCAGGAGCGGGCCATCCGGGCGCTGCTGAGCAAGCTGGCGGTCCCCTTCCCCCAGCACGTCATCCTCTACGGTCCGCCGGGGGTGGGCAAGACGACGGTGGCGCGGCTGGTGCTGGAGGCGGCGAAGCGGATGCGCACCACCCCCTTCGGTCCCGACGCCCCCTTCGTCGAGGTGGACGGCTCCGCGCTGCGCTGGGACGGCCGGGACGCCACCGACCCGCTGCTGGGGGCCGTGCACGACCCCATCTACCTGGGCGGGCGGCGCGACCTGGCCGAGAGCGGCATCCCCGAGCCCAAGCTCGGCCTGGTCACCAAGGCCCACGGGGGCGTGCTCTTCATCGACGAGATCGGCGAGCTCGACCCGATCCTGCAGGCGAAGCTGCTCAAGGTGCTGGAGGACAAACGAGTCTTCTTCGAGTCAGCGTACTACGACCCCTCCGACCCCCACCTGCCGCAGTACGTGCGCCGCCTCTTCGAGCGCGGGGCCCCCGCGGACTTCATCCTCATCGGGGCCACCACCCGCGAGCCGGACGAGATCAGCCCGATGATCCGCTCGCGCTGCGCCGAGATCTTCTTCGACCCGCTCTCGCCGGAGCACATCCGGCGCATCGTGCGCCAGGCGGCGCGGCGGCTGGGCGTGGAGATCGCGCGTCAGATCCCCGACCTGATCAGCGAGTACACGGTGGAGGGGCGCAAGGCGGTGAACCTGCTGGCGGATGCCTACGGCATGGCCCTCCACCGCCGGGGCGGCCGCGGGCGCGTGCGCATCACCCGGGAGGACCTCCTGGAGGTGGTGCGGACGAGCCGGCTGGCCCTCTCCGCCCCGGTGCGCGGGCAGGAGCGCACCGAGGTGGGGCGGGCCTTCGCGCTGGGGGTGGTGCACTACGTCGGCTCGATCATCGAGATCGAGGCCAGCGCCTTCCCCGCCGCACGCAAGGGCCAGGGGACGATCCGCTTCAACGAGACCGCGGGGACGATGGCCAAGGACGCCGTCTTCAACGCCGCCTCGGTGCTGCGCCGCATGGCCAACATCGACATCGCCCACTACGACCTGCACGTGAACGTCGTGGGCGGCGGCCTCATCGACGGCCCCAGTGCCGGGCTGGCCATGCTGGTGGCGATGATGAGCGCCATCCAGCAGCGGCCGCTGCGCCAGGACGTGGCCATGACCGGCGAGGTGAGCATCCAGGGGAAGGTCCGGCAGGTGGGGGCCATCCCGGAGAAACTCTACGGGGCCCGCCAGGCCGGCATGCGCAAGGTCCTCATCCCGGCCGAGAACGCCCAGGACGTCGGGCAGCCCCCGCGCGGGCTCGAGGTGGTGCCGGTGGCCACGGCCGCCGACGCCCTCCCGCACGTCTTCGCGAAGTAGTTGTCCCCAGCCGTCCACAGGTTGTCCACCGGGTTATCCCCTCAACACCCCCCTGAAATCCCGTAGTTGTCCCCAGAGATTCCCTCATCATCCACAAGGGAATCCCCAGGGCCAGGAGGCAATCCCCTAGCCCGGAGTACTCCCCTCGCCGCAGGCAGAAGGAGGACCCCGTAAAAGCGCGAACATGTGTTCGATTACAGGGACGAGACAACCCGGAGGCCGTCCTCGATGCGCGTCATGCCGCTGGAGCGCATTCCCCCCCAGAGCCTCGAGGCCGAGCAGAGCGTGCTCGGCTCAATGCTCCTGGAGCGGGATGCCATTGCCAAGGTCGTGGAGATGCTGCGGGGGGAGGACTTCTACCGCGACGCCCACCGCCGGATCTTCGAGGCGATCACCGACCTCTTCGAGCGGGGAGAGCCGGTGGACCTGATCACCGTCACCGATCGCCTGCGCGCGCGGGGGCAGCTGGAGGACGTGGGCGGCGCCGCCTACCTGACCGCGCTGCTCGACGCCGTGCCGACGGCGGCCAACGTCGAGTACTACGCCCGCATCGTCCTGCAGAAGGCGCTGCTGCGCCAGCTCATCCACGCCGGCACCGAGATCGTCGGGCTGGGCTACCGCGAGGAGCAGGACGTCGAGGTCCTGGTCGACCAGGCCGAGAAGCTCGTCTTCGCCATCGCCAACCGGCGCATGCAGGTCGACTTCGTCCCCATCCGGGACGTCCTGCGGGAGTCCTTCGACCGCATCGACCGCCGCTACCAGGACAAGGGGACGGTTACCGGGGTCCCCACCGGGTTCACCGACCTCGACCGGCTCACCGCCGGGTTGCAACCCGCCGACCTGGTGATCGTGGCCGCCCGGCCCGGCATGGGCAAGTGTTTGAAGTACGATGCCGAGGTCGTCGACCCGTCCACCGGCGCGCTGCGCACCATCCAGGAGATCGTGGGGGCGCGCCAGGCTTCGCTCCTCACCCTCGACGACACCATGCACCTCACCGCCGCCGCCCCCGGCGCCTTCGTCGACGACGGGATCAAGCCGGTCTTCCGCGTCACGACGGGCAGCGGGCGGATGGTGGAGACCACCCTCACCCACCCCTTCCTCACCCCGCACGGCTGGCGCGCCCTCCACGACCTCGTCCCCGGCACGCTCATCGCCGTCCCGCGGCGCCTGCCGGTCTCCGGCACCCTCGACCTGCCGGCCTATGAGGTCTGCCTGCTGGCCTACCTGACCAGCGGCCGGCTGCCGCTCTCCCCCAGGCTGGCCACCGACTTCACCGACGCCCTGGCAGCGGGAGAGGCCCTGCTGGCCCGGCCGGCGCCCCTGCCCGTCCCGCCGGTGCCCCCGCCCGCCGCCGTTGGGCCGGACCCGACGGCGGGGGCGCCGCGGGACGGTGGCGCTCGCGAGCAGGAGGAGGGTCCCGGGCGCCGGCCGGGGGTGGGGTCCAGGCGCGGCGCGGCCGCCATCGCCGGCGGCGCGGATGCTGCGGCGGTGGTGGAGGTGCTCTACGCGCGCTACCCGACGCTCCGCGGCGAGGCGGGGCAGCGGGCCGTCCCGCCGGAGGTCTTCCTCCTGCGCCGGGAGAAGCTCGCCCTCTTCCTCA
This genomic interval carries:
- a CDS encoding amidohydrolase family protein; this encodes MAHCPKTFLKLAAGIAPVVRMRRAGVTVALGSDGAASNNTLDLLEQMRLAVLLQKHQGEDATALPVAEALALVYATRASDVHTVVVDGRVVVEDGRIRTLDREDVLRQVETRAQRLARREGRRPHQTYQA
- a CDS encoding nucleoside hydrolase, translated to MERLIIDTDTASDDAVALLMALRWPQVHVEAITVVAGNVPLEMGSRNARYTVELCDRETPVYEGAARPLLREPSWAFFFHGTDGLGDVGYPPPTRPPAPGHAVDALIRLIRAAPGAYTLVTLGPLTNIALALRQAPDLAAAVRQCVVMGGAACTVGNITPAAEYNIWVDPEAARIVFHSGMPILMVGWEHCRGAAALDDADMARLRAIATPYAAFALDCNRTALRASREWLGEPGLTLPDPVTMAIVLDPAVCTARSRHYVDVETQSELTRGMTVVDRLGVTRRPPNVEVCWAIDPQRWKAVLEAALR
- the rpsF gene encoding 30S ribosomal protein S6, whose amino-acid sequence is MRQYELIGIVRPDLEPDAVQAVVERIGRRVAEAGGTVDVVDVWGKRRLAYAIGRYREGIYFLLRFTVPKEAVPELKRLTRIMDEVMRALIVVAQGPLPAPKAAPERGTEPVRAGEPGRAGADRGTEPSRAAKTAEPAGEAVRPPA
- the ssb gene encoding single-stranded DNA-binding protein; the protein is MLNRIILIGRLTRDPELRYVPSGQPVASFTLAVDRPFTNQAGERETDFIDVVAWRKLADQVAQHLTKGRLVAVEGRLQIRSYETQEGQKRKVAEVVADAVRFLDRKAAPVAAGAVAAAEEGEEFGGADDVPF
- the rpsR gene encoding 30S ribosomal protein S18, giving the protein MAEREERARKPWRGRRPRRKVCAFCAERATFIDYKDAGKLRRYVTERGKIVPRRVSGTCARHQRALAVAIKRARELAMLPYTSE
- a CDS encoding YybS family protein, with product MTVLALGARYVPLLAVVTTFLIPLPLAVLVIRHGIRPAVLAAVVAGLIAGALAGPLTGFGILATVAPLGIVLGLGARAGRSAPALLGMLTLVSVAALLLNLVLTLALADVNPYQVMIESMRRGQEASEAFYRRLGIPPEQLEATSRQVRQVLALMPRLIPVLIVLGGVMSAWINYQVARAVLGRLGYTLPALPPASTWRLPAYVLWLLPAGLLLTATAGPVRPPEGETAPPMAIPAVVGLNILYGVQMAFAVQGILVAWVALRRYILLPFLRVVILLFVVLNPVLGVVVTLAGMADSVFRLRERLDPSLARSTPAAGAEVRS
- the rplI gene encoding 50S ribosomal protein L9: MKVILLREVPSLGAAGALVEVKEGYARNYLFPRGLAREATEGAIRAQEQAARAAQERRAREAREADALARALEALVLEVPAKAGAEGRLFGAVTAQQIAQALAARGHAVDRRQVVLPHPVKTLGIHHVEVRLPHGRTVTLTVNVVPLGR
- the lonC gene encoding Lon family ATP-dependent protease, with the protein product MPRRFARRQTLPQKLRGTEHLKRQVQALYGVLASVYGQEALAARAAETQSDALMRSPRLRDRILALQRLVGHDGQTPPADEADLSAALEAVEDRVADLIARKNLTAELERRVQERLEEQRQALIRELRLELLREAEGVETPLTERKLQDLERLDRISLARSVLEQLRPRTLGQVVGQERAIRALLSKLAVPFPQHVILYGPPGVGKTTVARLVLEAAKRMRTTPFGPDAPFVEVDGSALRWDGRDATDPLLGAVHDPIYLGGRRDLAESGIPEPKLGLVTKAHGGVLFIDEIGELDPILQAKLLKVLEDKRVFFESAYYDPSDPHLPQYVRRLFERGAPADFILIGATTREPDEISPMIRSRCAEIFFDPLSPEHIRRIVRQAARRLGVEIARQIPDLISEYTVEGRKAVNLLADAYGMALHRRGGRGRVRITREDLLEVVRTSRLALSAPVRGQERTEVGRAFALGVVHYVGSIIEIEASAFPAARKGQGTIRFNETAGTMAKDAVFNAASVLRRMANIDIAHYDLHVNVVGGGLIDGPSAGLAMLVAMMSAIQQRPLRQDVAMTGEVSIQGKVRQVGAIPEKLYGARQAGMRKVLIPAENAQDVGQPPRGLEVVPVATAADALPHVFAK
- the dnaB gene encoding replicative DNA helicase; translated protein: MRVMPLERIPPQSLEAEQSVLGSMLLERDAIAKVVEMLRGEDFYRDAHRRIFEAITDLFERGEPVDLITVTDRLRARGQLEDVGGAAYLTALLDAVPTAANVEYYARIVLQKALLRQLIHAGTEIVGLGYREEQDVEVLVDQAEKLVFAIANRRMQVDFVPIRDVLRESFDRIDRRYQDKGTVTGVPTGFTDLDRLTAGLQPADLVIVAARPGMGKCLKYDAEVVDPSTGALRTIQEIVGARQASLLTLDDTMHLTAAAPGAFVDDGIKPVFRVTTGSGRMVETTLTHPFLTPHGWRALHDLVPGTLIAVPRRLPVSGTLDLPAYEVCLLAYLTSGRLPLSPRLATDFTDALAAGEALLARPAPLPVPPVPPPAAVGPDPTAGAPRDGGAREQEEGPGRRPGVGSRRGAAAIAGGADAAAVVEVLYARYPTLRGEAGQRAVPPEVFLLRREKLALFLNRLLASAGTVTVEGEAVSLTAVLPSVRAARQVQHLLLRFGVPAAVSGTEVRVGPAAMPVLLREVGLLGQERLRRWARNQQRALLDDVDVMWDPIVAIEEVGSFQVYDLTVPGTHNFVANDVCVHNTTFCLNVAVEAAERAGPVAIFSLETSTEQLVQRLLCATARVDGSKLRTGFLSEADFQRIGRAIAELDDLPIFIDDSPGITAIEMRAKARKLMAEHGLSLVIIDYLQMIQSYRRTENRTQEMSEIARATKSLAKELNVPVIGISQLSRAVEMSADKRPQLSHLRETGELEQVADLVLFIYREDYYNEHTDRKNIAEIRVEKHRNGPTGKVELYFQKEFNRFEDLARRRGGPP